From Brassica oleracea var. oleracea cultivar TO1000 chromosome C3, BOL, whole genome shotgun sequence, a single genomic window includes:
- the LOC106329497 gene encoding probable glycerol-3-phosphate acyltransferase 3 — MSVKISIFQSLMFLFNRFILRRYRNPKPKYQKGPSFLLLSDLSRHTLIFNLEGALLKSDSLFPYFMLVAFEAGGVMRSFILFILYPLISLMSHEMGVKLMVFVSFFGIKKDGLRAGRAVLPKYFLEDVGLEMFKVLRKGGKRIGVSDDLPQVMIEGFLKDYLETEVVVGREMRVVGGYYIGIMEDKTKYDLEFDELVRKERLNTGHVIGITSFNTSLHRYLVSQFCQEIYFVKKSDKRNWQTLPRNQYPKPLIFHDGRLAIKPTLMNALVLFMWGPFAVSAAAARLFVSLCIPYSLSIPILGFSGCRLTVEIDDISSQKLNSSQRKGCLFACNHRTLLDPLYIGFALKTQNITTVTYSLSRVSELLAPIKTVRLTRDRVSDGKAMKKLLSEGDLVVCPEGTTCREPHLLRFSPLFTEISDLIIPVAVTSPATFFYGTTASGLKAFDPLFFLMDPYPTYTVQFLDPVSGVSCQDPDGKLKFEVANHVQSVIGNALDFECTNLTRKDKYLILAGNNGVVKKN; from the exons AAACCAAAATACCAAAAAGGCCCTTCTTTTCTCCTCCTATCCGACCTATCACGCCACACACTGATCTTCAACTTAGAAGGAGCTCTTCTCAAATCAGACTCTCTCTTCCCTTATTTCATGCTCGTAGCATTCGAGGCAGGAGGGGTAATGAGGTCATTTATCCTCTTCATTCTCTATCCATTGATAAGCTTGATGAGCCACGAGATGGGTGTTAAATTGATGGTCTTCGTGAGCTTCTTTGGAATAAAGAAAGATGGTCTTCGAGCGGGGAGGGCGGTTTTGCCTAAATACTTTCTGGAAGATGTTGGACTCGAAATGTTCAAAGTGTTGAGGAAAGGAGGGAAGAGAATCGGTGTGAGCGATGATCTTCCTCAAGTTATGATTGAAGGGTTTTTGAAAGATTACTTGGAGACTGAAGTTGTTGTCGGGAGAGAGATGAGGGTCGTTGGTGGTTATTACATAGGAATCATGGAGGATAAGACCAAATACGATCTTGAATTTGATGAGTTGGTACGTAAAGAGAGATTAAACACTGGTCATGTTATTGGCATCACTTCTTTCAACACATCTCTTCACCGATATCTTGTCTCTCAGTTTTGCCAG GAGATTTATTTCGTGAAGAAGTCCGACAAAAGAAACTGGCAAACCCTACCAAGAAACCAATACCCTAAACCATTGATTTTTCATGATGGTCGTCTCGCAATCAAGCCAACCCTAATGAACGCACTTGTCTTGTTCATGTGGGGTCCTTTCGCAGTCTCAGCCGCAGCAGCTAGACTCTTCGTCTCTCTTTGCATCCCTTACTCCTTGTCAATTCCAATCCTAGGTTTCTCCGGTTGCAGACTAACCGTAGAGATCGACGACATTTCATCTCAAAAGTTAAACTCAAGCCAACGCAAAGGTTGTCTCTTTGCGTGTAACCACAGAACTTTACTGGACCCTCTCTATATTGGATTCGCTTTAAAAACCCAAAACATCACAACCGTGACGTATAGTCTGAGTAGAGTATCGGAGCTCCTGGCTCCGATTAAAACCGTCAGACTGACCCGTGATCGGGTCAGCGACGGCAAAGCCATGAAGAAGTTGTTGTCCGAAGGTGACCTCGTAGTTTGTCCTGAAGGAACCACTTGTAGAGAACCTCACTTGCTAAGGTTTAGTCCTTTGTTCACCGAGATTAGTGACCTCATCATTCCCGTGGCTGTGACGTCACCTGCGACCTTCTTCTATGGTACAACGGCAAGTGGCTTGAAGGCGTTTGACCCACTTTTCTTCCTCATGGATCCTTATCCTACCTACACGGTCCAGTTTCTAGACCCTGTCTCCGGCGTCTCGTGTCAAGATCCTGATGGAAAGTTGAAGTTTGAAGTGGCTAATCATGTTCAGAGCGTGATTGGAAATGCATTGGATTTTGAATGCACCAATCTCACTAGAAAAGACAAATATTTGATTTTGGCTGGTAATAATGGCGTAGTTAAGAAAAATTAA